A stretch of Blautia liquoris DNA encodes these proteins:
- a CDS encoding FeoA family protein yields the protein MNHIGMLSDLGEGQKAIVSAVDYPEESMRRRLQDLGLIKGTEVICIRKSPLGDPVAYQIRGAIIALRVEDSSCIRIMYSEEM from the coding sequence ATGAATCATATTGGCATGTTATCAGATTTAGGAGAGGGACAAAAGGCAATCGTATCAGCGGTCGACTACCCCGAGGAAAGTATGCGCCGAAGATTGCAGGATCTCGGTCTGATTAAAGGGACTGAAGTAATTTGTATTAGAAAAAGTCCACTTGGCGATCCTGTCGCATATCAAATACGAGGTGCAATTATTGCTCTTCGCGTTGAAGATTCCTCTTGTATCCGAATCATGTATAGTGAGGAGATGTAA
- a CDS encoding DUF3786 domain-containing protein: protein MLSNYEKLSEIWREKFMQLDQSTFARKLLGVRLEKEQVLFSYFGRNYRINRFNGEISGESKSVPDAKLKLLFYNLFWYSKEGAKLSGHWVPFRQVKNASPFGPAFETHVLKPFARTFNGQLANLEEAAEKLGGTKLRQGDAGYQISSFDCIPIQFLFWDGDDEFEAQANILFDYSVTDFIHVESTVSLASDGVARLAEEAGLQVIGNF, encoded by the coding sequence ATGCTTTCTAATTACGAAAAGTTAAGTGAAATTTGGAGAGAAAAATTCATGCAGTTAGACCAGAGCACTTTTGCCCGTAAGCTTTTGGGTGTGAGACTTGAGAAGGAGCAGGTTTTATTTTCTTATTTTGGAAGAAATTATAGAATCAATCGTTTTAATGGAGAGATTTCAGGAGAGAGCAAAAGTGTGCCGGATGCGAAACTGAAACTACTGTTTTATAATCTGTTCTGGTATTCGAAAGAAGGAGCAAAGCTCAGTGGTCACTGGGTGCCTTTTCGTCAAGTAAAGAATGCTTCCCCGTTTGGACCAGCATTCGAAACACATGTTTTAAAACCGTTTGCCAGAACCTTTAATGGACAGTTGGCTAACCTTGAAGAAGCTGCGGAAAAACTGGGTGGTACCAAGTTACGTCAGGGGGACGCAGGATATCAAATTTCTTCCTTTGACTGTATTCCAATTCAATTTTTGTTCTGGGATGGGGACGATGAATTCGAGGCACAGGCCAATATTCTTTTCGACTATAGTGTCACAGATTTTATTCATGTGGAGTCCACAGTTTCTTTGGCATCCGATGGTGTTGCGCGTCTGGCTGAAGAAGCAGGGCTTCAAGTTATAGGAAACTTTTGA
- the fumC gene encoding class II fumarate hydratase, translating to MEYRIEKDSMGEMKVPADRYWAAQTQRSYQNFKIGGERMPKEIISAFGVLKKAAAITNFQLGKLDEQREQIICEAAQEVIDGKLMEHFPLVVWQTGSGTQSNMNANEVVANRGNELAGEKLLHPNDHINMSQSSNDTFPTALHIAAVLGIENQLFPVMNQLIKTFVRLEKENEGIVKGGRTHLQDAVPIRFSQEISGWRNMLEKTKKMLLISLPGLKELALGGTAVGTGLNTPKGFDRKVAKAISDLTGKDFVTADNKFHALSAKDDIVFAHGALKALAADLMKIANDVRWLSSGPRNGLGEIYIPENEPGSSIMPGKVNPTQCEALTMIAVQVMGNDAVIGFAASQGNFELNVFMPVIAYNFLQSLRLLTDGIRSFDDHCASGIKANPGKMKSNLEQSLMLVTVLNPYIGYDNAAKTAKKAYKENITLKQACVELGFLSEKKFDEVFHPEEMV from the coding sequence ATGGAATATCGTATCGAAAAAGACTCTATGGGAGAGATGAAAGTCCCGGCAGACCGTTACTGGGCAGCCCAGACACAGCGGAGTTATCAAAATTTTAAAATTGGCGGAGAGCGGATGCCGAAAGAAATCATAAGTGCGTTCGGAGTGCTGAAAAAAGCTGCCGCAATTACCAACTTTCAGCTTGGAAAACTGGATGAGCAAAGAGAACAGATAATCTGTGAAGCAGCACAGGAAGTAATTGACGGAAAACTGATGGAGCATTTCCCACTAGTTGTATGGCAGACCGGAAGTGGCACCCAGTCGAATATGAATGCGAATGAGGTTGTGGCAAACCGCGGAAATGAGCTTGCAGGGGAGAAGCTTTTGCATCCAAACGATCATATCAACATGTCACAGAGCTCCAACGATACATTTCCGACAGCTCTTCATATTGCGGCCGTACTTGGAATTGAAAATCAGCTGTTTCCGGTGATGAATCAGCTTATCAAAACTTTTGTAAGACTTGAAAAAGAAAATGAAGGAATTGTGAAAGGAGGGCGGACACATCTGCAGGATGCCGTTCCAATTAGATTTTCTCAGGAAATCAGCGGCTGGCGGAATATGCTTGAGAAGACGAAGAAGATGCTTTTGATATCCCTTCCAGGGCTAAAAGAACTTGCTCTTGGCGGAACAGCTGTTGGAACAGGGCTAAATACCCCAAAGGGATTTGACCGGAAAGTGGCCAAAGCCATCAGTGATTTGACGGGAAAAGATTTTGTGACAGCCGATAATAAATTTCACGCACTGTCCGCAAAGGATGACATTGTATTCGCGCACGGTGCTTTAAAAGCATTGGCCGCAGATCTCATGAAGATTGCAAACGATGTGAGATGGCTTTCAAGTGGTCCCAGAAACGGCTTGGGCGAGATTTATATTCCTGAGAATGAACCGGGAAGCTCCATCATGCCAGGAAAAGTGAATCCAACGCAGTGTGAGGCGCTTACGATGATTGCCGTGCAGGTTATGGGAAATGATGCCGTGATTGGATTTGCTGCTTCACAGGGAAACTTTGAACTGAATGTATTCATGCCTGTCATCGCTTATAATTTCCTGCAATCGCTCAGACTGCTGACAGACGGAATACGCTCCTTCGATGATCACTGTGCATCAGGGATCAAGGCAAATCCAGGTAAAATGAAGAGTAATCTGGAACAGTCATTGATGCTTGTCACGGTGTTAAATCCTTATATCGGATATGACAACGCTGCAAAGACAGCAAAGAAGGCATATAAAGAGAATATTACTTTAAAACAAGCCTGCGTAGAACTTGGATTCCTTTCTGAAAAAAAATTTGATGAGGTATTTCATCCGGAGGAGATGGTATAA
- a CDS encoding AraC family transcriptional regulator, translated as MNVWHDNKKIALSAAHNISTESTTFDFHFHDTYEIFFFISGKAQMFVTSRKYLLHPGSLLFLNTNEIHRVFPDFSAPYERMTVNFNPALIHSLPLNAYNPLACFQNTRIDNCNIAELDKASSNKCYELITHMISALKSPKSSDELLALSYLLQLLALGNDEFSKSNTHALPFPKLIEDALKIINDRISEPISLEIIACELSVDPFYLGHEFKKHTGTSPYHYIITKRIALAKESLANGANGLQACEESGFGEYTNFCRTFKKYVSLSPMQYQKSLCQ; from the coding sequence ATGAATGTATGGCATGACAACAAAAAAATAGCACTCTCTGCAGCTCATAACATCTCCACAGAAAGTACTACTTTTGATTTTCATTTTCACGATACCTATGAAATTTTCTTTTTTATATCGGGAAAAGCCCAGATGTTTGTCACATCCAGGAAATATCTGCTTCACCCGGGAAGTCTTCTTTTTTTGAATACGAATGAGATCCACCGTGTATTTCCCGATTTTTCTGCCCCTTATGAGCGGATGACAGTAAACTTCAATCCGGCACTGATTCACTCTCTTCCACTCAATGCTTATAATCCTCTCGCTTGTTTTCAAAATACCAGAATCGACAACTGCAATATCGCGGAACTTGACAAGGCCTCTTCAAATAAGTGTTATGAGTTGATCACACACATGATCAGTGCCCTGAAAAGTCCTAAATCGAGTGATGAACTGCTCGCATTAAGTTATCTTCTCCAGCTGCTGGCACTTGGAAATGATGAATTTTCGAAATCAAATACACATGCCCTGCCATTTCCTAAGTTGATCGAGGATGCTTTAAAAATAATCAACGACAGAATATCCGAACCAATTTCTCTTGAAATCATTGCCTGTGAATTAAGTGTCGATCCGTTCTATCTCGGACATGAATTCAAGAAACACACAGGTACCTCGCCCTATCACTACATCATCACAAAACGAATTGCATTGGCAAAAGAATCCCTTGCAAATGGTGCGAATGGTCTGCAGGCTTGTGAAGAATCCGGTTTTGGTGAGTATACTAATTTCTGCCGGACATTTAAGAAATATGTATCCCTCTCACCGATGCAGTATCAAAAATCGCTCTGTCAATGA
- the hypE gene encoding hydrogenase expression/formation protein HypE: MNIDLSHGSGGKQTDELIHDIFIKNFDNETLNKLEDSAVLTVQGRIAYTTDSFVVTPMFFRGGNIGKLAVCGTVNDLSMMGARPRYLTCGFILETGADLDLLDQIAHTMKNTATEAGVEIVAGDTKVIEGDGNIFINTSGIGEILREDVSIHNCHPGDMILLNGNLGEHHAAIMSGRMGIENTISSDCAPLNSMVSDLIEHKIDIRCMRDVTRGGLATVLNELSESSDCRVDIRETSLPVSREVTGFCEILGLDPLYMANEGKMIAVVPKAQSDQALTVMRENKYGKNASIIGTVTEGRGVYMTTKLHGSRIIDIMYGEGLPRIC; this comes from the coding sequence ATGAATATTGATTTATCACATGGAAGCGGCGGGAAACAGACCGACGAATTGATCCATGATATTTTTATCAAAAATTTTGACAATGAAACTCTGAATAAACTCGAAGATTCGGCAGTCCTTACTGTTCAGGGAAGGATTGCCTATACGACGGATTCTTTTGTGGTGACCCCTATGTTTTTTCGAGGCGGAAATATCGGCAAACTTGCAGTGTGCGGAACGGTCAACGATCTGTCAATGATGGGGGCAAGGCCGAGATATCTCACTTGTGGGTTTATCCTGGAGACAGGGGCTGATCTTGATTTACTTGATCAAATTGCCCACACGATGAAGAACACTGCCACAGAGGCAGGCGTTGAGATTGTTGCCGGCGACACGAAGGTGATCGAAGGGGATGGAAATATCTTTATCAACACCTCAGGTATCGGCGAGATTTTAAGAGAAGATGTGAGTATCCATAACTGCCATCCAGGTGATATGATTCTGTTAAACGGAAATCTCGGAGAACATCACGCTGCCATAATGTCGGGAAGAATGGGAATTGAGAATACAATATCAAGCGACTGTGCTCCCTTAAATTCCATGGTATCAGATTTAATTGAGCATAAAATCGATATCCGCTGTATGCGGGATGTGACTAGAGGTGGGCTTGCGACCGTTTTAAATGAACTTTCCGAAAGTTCCGACTGCAGGGTTGATATTCGGGAAACTTCGCTTCCGGTCAGCCGGGAAGTGACGGGATTCTGTGAGATCCTGGGCCTCGATCCACTGTATATGGCGAATGAGGGGAAGATGATCGCAGTTGTTCCAAAAGCTCAATCGGATCAGGCCCTCACGGTTATGAGAGAAAATAAATACGGGAAGAATGCCAGCATTATCGGAACAGTCACAGAGGGCAGAGGCGTCTATATGACGACAAAGCTTCACGGAAGTCGGATTATCGATATTATGTACGGAGAAGGGCTTCCCCGCATCTGTTGA
- a CDS encoding GNAT family N-acetyltransferase, translating into MEIKKGENRFYLVDEQKREAGEITWHLFEDHVWVIDRTYVSSDFRGQGIAGILLDTLAEYARKEDIKLIPMCSYAEKQFKIKKEYQDIIY; encoded by the coding sequence ATGGAGATAAAAAAAGGAGAAAACCGTTTTTATCTGGTCGATGAACAAAAAAGAGAGGCCGGGGAGATTACCTGGCACCTGTTTGAGGATCATGTCTGGGTGATTGATCGGACATATGTGTCGAGTGATTTTCGAGGACAGGGCATTGCGGGAATTTTGCTTGATACACTGGCAGAATATGCACGAAAAGAAGATATCAAATTGATTCCTATGTGTTCTTACGCTGAAAAACAATTCAAGATTAAGAAAGAATATCAGGATATAATCTATTGA
- the feoB gene encoding ferrous iron transporter B, translated as MGLNKDSMAMNAVDTGLVIRKRHETDKIIALGGSPNVGKSTVFNELCGSHQHTGNWAGKTVTSAQGYFEYHQNGYVCVDLPGCYSLMAHSAEEEVARDFICSDKADAVIIVCDATCLERCMSLVLQTLEITSKVVVCVNLMDEAAKKKIEINLGLLSKRLGVPVIGTAARSRDGLDRLMEAVHKIILSPENPTIRIPYSEFDDIASAVVSTSEDICDGAVTYEDKNYWKKESKIDQILTGKWTAFPIMFLALMGIFWLTITGANYPSQWLSTFLFWIEDQLTDFFHWMKVPGILTGMLIHGVYRVLAWVVSVMLPPMAIFFPLFTLLEDVGVLPRIAFNMDKCFKKCSACGKQALTMCMGFGCNAAGVVGCRIIDSPRERLIAILTNNFVPCNGRFPTLITIISMFFIGTAAGAGKTILSAGIMTLFIVLSIAITFLTSKLLSKTVLKGIPSSFTLELPPYRKPQIGRVVVRSIFDRTLFVLGRAVSVAAPAGLIIWLMANIVIGDKTVLLHCSDFLDPFGRLLGMDGVILLAFILGFPANEIVIPIMIMTYMAEGSILDIGNLTVLRQLFIDNGWTWITAISVMLFSMMHWPCSTTCLTIKKETQSVKWTLLSVLIPTATGMLICSLFAAVAKAIV; from the coding sequence GTGGGTTTAAATAAAGATTCCATGGCAATGAATGCCGTAGACACAGGACTCGTGATCCGAAAAAGGCATGAAACAGATAAAATCATTGCGTTAGGTGGCAGTCCCAATGTCGGCAAAAGCACAGTATTTAACGAACTTTGTGGCAGTCACCAGCATACTGGAAACTGGGCAGGAAAGACGGTGACAAGTGCACAGGGTTATTTTGAATATCATCAAAATGGCTATGTCTGCGTGGATCTTCCGGGATGTTATTCATTGATGGCACACTCTGCCGAAGAGGAAGTAGCCCGTGATTTCATCTGCAGTGACAAGGCTGATGCCGTGATAATCGTATGTGACGCCACCTGTCTGGAGCGCTGCATGAGTCTGGTACTTCAGACGTTGGAAATCACCTCAAAAGTTGTCGTCTGTGTCAATCTCATGGACGAAGCGGCTAAGAAGAAAATAGAGATTAATCTTGGACTTCTGTCCAAACGCTTAGGTGTTCCAGTCATCGGTACCGCTGCAAGAAGCCGTGATGGTCTGGACCGCCTAATGGAAGCTGTCCATAAAATAATCCTAAGTCCTGAAAACCCAACAATCCGAATTCCCTATTCCGAGTTTGATGACATCGCCTCGGCAGTTGTGTCCACATCTGAAGATATCTGCGATGGTGCTGTTACATATGAAGACAAAAACTACTGGAAGAAGGAATCGAAGATTGATCAGATTTTGACTGGAAAGTGGACCGCTTTTCCAATCATGTTTCTGGCATTAATGGGGATATTCTGGCTGACAATTACAGGTGCAAACTATCCGTCACAATGGCTTAGTACATTTCTCTTCTGGATTGAAGACCAACTTACAGATTTCTTTCATTGGATGAAAGTCCCTGGTATTCTCACAGGCATGCTCATCCACGGAGTCTATCGGGTACTCGCCTGGGTGGTATCCGTCATGCTGCCGCCGATGGCAATTTTCTTTCCACTGTTCACCCTGTTGGAAGACGTTGGAGTACTGCCCCGGATTGCATTTAATATGGATAAATGTTTCAAAAAATGTTCTGCCTGCGGAAAACAGGCGCTTACAATGTGTATGGGGTTTGGATGCAATGCCGCCGGAGTTGTGGGCTGCCGCATCATAGATTCACCAAGGGAAAGGCTGATTGCAATTTTGACAAACAACTTTGTACCCTGTAATGGAAGATTTCCCACATTAATTACAATTATCTCCATGTTTTTCATCGGAACAGCCGCTGGAGCAGGCAAAACCATACTATCCGCCGGCATTATGACACTTTTTATCGTTCTGTCGATTGCAATAACCTTTCTCACTTCAAAGCTATTGTCAAAGACAGTATTAAAGGGAATCCCTTCTTCTTTTACTCTAGAGCTCCCTCCCTACCGAAAACCCCAGATCGGCAGAGTGGTTGTACGTTCCATCTTTGACAGAACTTTATTTGTCCTAGGCCGCGCCGTCAGTGTCGCAGCCCCCGCCGGACTTATCATATGGCTTATGGCCAACATCGTCATCGGTGATAAGACCGTACTCCTTCACTGCTCTGATTTTCTGGATCCATTTGGAAGACTTCTTGGGATGGATGGCGTTATACTGCTGGCCTTTATTCTCGGGTTCCCGGCAAATGAAATCGTGATCCCGATCATGATCATGACCTACATGGCCGAAGGGAGCATATTAGATATTGGAAATCTTACCGTGTTGAGACAGCTTTTTATAGATAACGGCTGGACCTGGATTACTGCTATCAGTGTCATGTTGTTCTCAATGATGCACTGGCCCTGCTCAACGACCTGTCTTACAATCAAAAAAGAAACGCAGAGTGTCAAATGGACCCTGCTGTCCGTGCTCATACCGACAGCCACTGGCATGCTCATCTGTTCTCTGTTTGCTGCAGTGGCAAAGGCTATTGTGTAA
- a CDS encoding sugar phosphate isomerase/epimerase family protein: protein MKRHVILTGFTDELADSFDEQITGAKKNGLTHIEIRAIDGKNIADCSKHEIEKAKQKLDTAGIKVSTIGSPIGKIDIKEPFEKHFNQYQKMVEYAKLFDTPYIRMFSFYMPEGEDKYSYEDEVMERLSRLVDYAADQDVILLHENEKKIFGDDARGCKKIMERFYGDHLKAIFDFANFVECGQDTLEAYEILKDYVSYIHIKDAQWDSKLVVPAGMGDGNVQEILRQLKAKNFEGFLSLEPHLTHFSGIKKLEDEDAHSTDKERLLADRPFAFDIAVHALKAILWDLDWA, encoded by the coding sequence ATGAAGAGACATGTGATACTTACTGGATTTACAGACGAATTGGCGGACAGCTTTGATGAGCAGATAACGGGTGCCAAAAAAAACGGACTGACACATATCGAAATTCGTGCCATTGACGGTAAAAATATTGCCGACTGTAGTAAGCATGAAATAGAGAAGGCAAAACAGAAATTGGACACTGCGGGTATCAAGGTTTCCACGATTGGTTCACCAATTGGGAAGATTGATATCAAAGAGCCTTTTGAGAAACATTTTAACCAGTACCAGAAGATGGTAGAATACGCGAAACTTTTTGATACTCCTTACATCCGCATGTTCAGCTTTTATATGCCGGAAGGCGAAGACAAATATAGTTATGAGGATGAGGTGATGGAGCGTCTCTCGAGACTTGTAGATTATGCTGCGGATCAGGATGTGATACTTCTGCATGAAAACGAGAAGAAAATATTCGGAGATGACGCCAGGGGCTGCAAAAAGATTATGGAGCGTTTCTACGGGGATCACTTGAAAGCAATCTTTGACTTTGCTAATTTTGTGGAGTGCGGGCAGGATACGCTGGAAGCATATGAGATATTGAAAGATTATGTTTCTTATATTCACATCAAAGACGCACAGTGGGATTCCAAGCTGGTAGTTCCCGCCGGTATGGGTGATGGAAATGTTCAGGAGATTCTAAGACAACTGAAAGCAAAAAACTTTGAGGGATTCCTGTCCCTGGAACCCCATCTGACCCATTTCTCAGGAATCAAAAAACTGGAGGATGAGGATGCACACAGCACAGATAAGGAACGTTTGCTTGCGGATCGGCCGTTTGCCTTTGATATCGCGGTACATGCATTGAAGGCGATACTCTGGGATCTGGACTGGGCTTAA
- a CDS encoding sugar phosphate isomerase/epimerase family protein — protein MKLGAQLYTLRDFTQTEADLADSLKKIADIGYTEVQISAIGPIAPEKVKELCDENSLKIVLTHTNPERIMNDTDAVIKEHKIMGCDYIGIGSMPGKYKSEAWYDHFRKDYIEAAKKIAASGKLLMYHNHNFEFGKIDGKRIIERILDDFKSDELGITLDTYWLQAAGGDCLEWIEILKDRLPCVHLKDMEMYNGQAIMAPVLEGNMNFKSILGALDNNGVTKHILVEQDTCRESPFICLKKSYDNVAKLGYK, from the coding sequence ATGAAACTAGGGGCACAGCTTTATACACTTCGAGATTTTACACAGACAGAGGCGGATCTTGCGGATTCACTAAAAAAGATCGCTGACATCGGCTATACAGAAGTTCAGATATCCGCGATTGGTCCGATTGCGCCGGAAAAAGTAAAAGAATTATGTGATGAGAATTCCCTTAAGATCGTGCTGACACATACGAATCCGGAACGAATCATGAATGATACGGATGCAGTGATCAAAGAACATAAGATTATGGGGTGTGATTATATCGGAATCGGATCTATGCCGGGAAAATACAAAAGTGAAGCGTGGTATGATCACTTCCGGAAAGATTATATCGAGGCAGCTAAGAAAATTGCTGCATCCGGAAAACTTCTTATGTATCACAATCACAATTTTGAGTTCGGTAAGATTGACGGAAAGAGAATCATCGAACGCATCTTGGACGATTTTAAGTCGGATGAACTAGGAATCACACTTGATACCTACTGGCTGCAGGCCGCAGGAGGGGACTGTCTGGAGTGGATTGAGATCTTAAAAGACCGCCTTCCCTGTGTGCATCTGAAAGATATGGAGATGTATAACGGTCAGGCAATTATGGCACCTGTATTGGAGGGAAATATGAATTTCAAGAGTATTCTGGGTGCACTTGACAATAATGGCGTTACAAAACATATCCTAGTGGAGCAGGATACTTGCAGGGAGAGCCCGTTTATATGCCTGAAAAAGAGTTATGACAATGTTGCAAAATTGGGATACAAATAA
- a CDS encoding Gfo/Idh/MocA family protein, with amino-acid sequence MNKLRMGIIGIGNMGSTHAKNIADGKIPEMRLTAIADLKESRRGWAVQNLPSDVNIFTTGEELIKSHICDAVVIATPHYQHPTLAMQAFGEKLHVLSEKPSGVYTKQVREMNEAADHSDVTFAVMFNQRTNPLYQRMHEMVSSKRYGEIMRVNWIITDWFRTQIYYDSGEWRGTWDGEGGGVLLNQCPHQLDLIQWICGMPSSVRSFMKNGKWHDIEVEDDVTTYLEYPNGASGVFITSTGDAPGTNRFEVTMEGGKLVCEDDKLTFYETAENVRKFCQTAADGFEKPKVSKREIEITGDNPQHIGVMKAFAGHILHGTPLVAKGQEGIHGLMLSNAMHLSAWMDQTVKLPIDEDLFLSELDKRRKTSVKKKAKEITFNTEGSY; translated from the coding sequence ATGAATAAGTTAAGAATGGGGATTATCGGAATTGGAAATATGGGAAGTACCCATGCAAAGAATATTGCCGATGGTAAAATTCCCGAGATGAGACTTACTGCAATTGCCGATCTGAAAGAGTCAAGAAGAGGATGGGCAGTTCAAAATCTGCCGTCAGATGTGAATATTTTTACCACCGGAGAAGAACTGATAAAAAGCCATATATGTGATGCAGTTGTGATTGCCACGCCACATTACCAGCATCCAACTCTGGCTATGCAGGCATTTGGTGAAAAACTTCATGTACTTAGTGAAAAACCAAGTGGTGTCTACACAAAGCAGGTTAGAGAGATGAATGAAGCGGCGGATCATAGTGACGTGACATTTGCCGTCATGTTCAATCAGCGGACGAACCCTCTTTATCAGAGGATGCACGAGATGGTGAGCAGCAAAAGATACGGCGAAATCATGCGTGTCAACTGGATCATTACGGACTGGTTCCGCACACAGATTTACTACGATTCGGGTGAATGGAGAGGGACCTGGGATGGCGAGGGCGGAGGTGTTCTCTTAAATCAGTGCCCGCATCAGCTTGACCTGATTCAGTGGATTTGCGGGATGCCCTCATCGGTTCGAAGCTTTATGAAGAATGGAAAATGGCATGATATCGAGGTGGAAGATGATGTTACAACGTATCTGGAGTATCCCAATGGGGCATCCGGTGTATTCATCACCTCAACCGGTGATGCACCGGGGACGAACCGCTTCGAGGTGACGATGGAGGGCGGAAAACTTGTCTGTGAAGATGATAAACTGACATTTTATGAGACAGCGGAAAATGTCCGTAAGTTCTGCCAGACGGCGGCCGATGGATTCGAAAAGCCAAAGGTTTCCAAACGGGAGATTGAGATTACCGGAGACAACCCACAGCATATCGGTGTCATGAAAGCATTTGCCGGGCATATCCTGCATGGGACTCCTCTGGTGGCAAAAGGGCAGGAAGGAATCCATGGGCTGATGCTTTCTAATGCGATGCATCTGTCGGCCTGGATGGATCAGACCGTGAAGCTTCCGATCGACGAAGATCTGTTTTTAAGTGAACTTGACAAGCGGCGAAAAACTTCTGTCAAGAAGAAAGCAAAAGAAATCACGTTCAATACGGAGGGCAGTTATTAG
- a CDS encoding Gfo/Idh/MocA family protein, with translation MKVCVVGCGTISNMHLNAVGSMKHASLVGVCDVKMDRATDAAKMYGGHPYQSLTEMLDAEKPDVLHICTPHYLHVPMAGEAAKRGIAVFTEKPPAVSREQFKALKEFSRDIPIGVCFQNRYNATSRFVKERIDQHETGGFLGGRAFVTWCRDKNYYNGSDWRGELKKEGGGALINQSIHTLDLLIYFLGKPECVTAQMQNFHLDQVIDVEDTVEAYLQYKENASCLFYATTAYCTNSPVYLELIFEHMTIRLHDNEVEVLEEGKKDVKYQPAKEKTAAGKSYWGSSHDACIADFYHALKTDGKVPIGVCDVENTMDVLYDIYEQTGYVCETCQPAKAQL, from the coding sequence ATGAAGGTTTGTGTTGTGGGGTGCGGCACAATTTCCAACATGCATCTAAATGCTGTAGGCAGTATGAAGCATGCCAGCCTTGTGGGTGTCTGTGATGTCAAGATGGATAGAGCCACGGACGCCGCAAAAATGTATGGGGGACATCCATATCAATCTTTGACAGAAATGCTTGATGCTGAAAAACCGGACGTGTTACACATCTGTACACCACATTATCTGCATGTTCCGATGGCAGGCGAAGCGGCAAAAAGAGGAATCGCCGTGTTTACTGAAAAACCACCGGCGGTAAGCAGAGAACAGTTTAAAGCTTTGAAAGAATTCAGCCGTGATATTCCGATTGGGGTCTGCTTTCAAAACAGATACAATGCTACAAGCCGATTTGTCAAAGAAAGGATCGATCAGCATGAGACAGGAGGATTTCTGGGCGGAAGAGCATTTGTGACCTGGTGTCGTGACAAGAATTATTATAACGGAAGTGACTGGAGAGGAGAATTAAAGAAAGAGGGCGGAGGGGCACTAATCAATCAATCGATTCATACGCTGGACTTGCTCATCTATTTTCTCGGAAAACCTGAGTGCGTAACGGCCCAAATGCAGAATTTTCATCTGGATCAGGTGATTGATGTCGAGGATACTGTGGAAGCCTATCTGCAATATAAAGAAAACGCCTCCTGCCTGTTTTATGCGACAACCGCTTACTGCACCAATTCCCCGGTTTACCTGGAACTGATCTTTGAACATATGACGATAAGACTTCATGATAATGAAGTGGAAGTTTTGGAAGAGGGGAAAAAGGATGTGAAATATCAGCCGGCTAAAGAGAAAACCGCAGCGGGTAAAAGTTACTGGGGCAGCAGTCATGATGCCTGCATTGCTGATTTTTATCACGCACTTAAGACAGACGGGAAAGTTCCGATCGGAGTCTGTGATGTCGAGAACACAATGGACGTGCTGTATGATATCTATGAGCAGACGGGGTATGTCTGCGAAACATGCCAACCTGCGAAGGCACAGCTTTAA